A window of the Nitrospiraceae bacterium genome harbors these coding sequences:
- a CDS encoding SHOCT domain-containing protein → MRTSLKPSKTLSAGSIAGLIFLLFFGIGFLILISSVLSQNDAPAIMRVVFYVFMCGWIGIVIFMLVYHALNLKRKKGLSLIDIETESCPHEDIPENNPMQKLRSLENLKKDGLISEEEFKTKRAEIMQQKW, encoded by the coding sequence TTGAGAACTTCCTTGAAACCAAGCAAGACTCTATCAGCAGGATCGATTGCCGGCCTCATCTTCCTGCTGTTTTTTGGAATAGGCTTTCTTATTTTAATCAGCAGCGTTCTTTCCCAGAATGATGCTCCTGCTATCATGCGTGTTGTATTTTATGTCTTTATGTGTGGGTGGATTGGAATTGTTATCTTCATGCTGGTTTATCATGCGCTCAACCTGAAACGCAAAAAAGGATTGTCTTTGATTGATATTGAAACCGAATCCTGTCCCCATGAAGATATTCCTGAAAATAACCCGATGCAGAAGCTGCGCAGTCTAGAGAATTTGAAAAAAGACGGGCTTATCAGCGAGGAAGAATTCAAAACAAAACGCGCGGAGATCATGCAGCAGAAGTGGTAA
- the hcp gene encoding hydroxylamine reductase produces the protein MFCYQCEQTIKGGCTKAGVCGKQPDVAALQDLLLHTLKGLSLYAVEGRKAGVNDKAVNVFTAEALFSTLTNVNFDPARFMDLLKKTVELREALKAKVKAAGGNVDFKYDAANLNVTDSVSDMVKLGESVGVNSDPSMNPDLRSLREILIYGLKGVAAYADHAQILGQEDDAVYSFMQEALASTLNKNLGVDEYLGLCMKCGEINIRAMELLDAGNTGTYGHPVPTKVPLGHKKGEAILVSGHDLKDLEEILKQTEGKGINVYTHGEMIPCHGYPELKKYPHFYGHFGTAWQNQHNEFVQFPGAILMTTNCLQKPAESYKENVFTCGLVGWPGVKHIADRNFAPVIEKALALPGFDADSEGKTVMTGFARNAVMSVAGAVIDAVKAKKIRHFFLVGGCDGAKAGRNYYTEFVEKVPSDCVVLTLACGKFRFFDKELGDIGGIPRLLDVGQCNDAYSAVQIAVALAKAFNVGVNDLPLSLILSWYEQKAVAILLSLLYLGIKDIRLGPSLPEFITPNVLNVLVEKFDIKPISTPDEDLKTILG, from the coding sequence ATGTTTTGTTATCAGTGCGAACAGACTATTAAAGGAGGCTGTACAAAGGCCGGTGTTTGCGGCAAACAGCCTGATGTAGCAGCCCTGCAGGATCTGCTTCTGCATACACTGAAGGGATTGTCCCTTTATGCTGTTGAAGGCAGGAAGGCAGGAGTAAATGACAAGGCTGTGAATGTATTTACAGCAGAGGCGCTCTTTTCAACACTCACAAATGTTAATTTCGATCCGGCAAGATTCATGGACCTGCTCAAAAAGACTGTTGAGCTTAGAGAGGCTCTAAAGGCAAAGGTTAAGGCAGCGGGCGGCAATGTTGATTTTAAATATGACGCTGCAAATCTTAATGTAACCGACTCTGTTTCTGATATGGTAAAACTCGGAGAGTCTGTTGGAGTAAACTCTGATCCATCCATGAACCCTGATCTTCGTTCACTCAGAGAGATCCTTATATACGGACTCAAGGGCGTTGCTGCATACGCAGACCACGCTCAGATACTTGGTCAGGAGGATGACGCTGTATATTCATTTATGCAGGAAGCCCTTGCATCCACACTCAACAAAAATCTAGGTGTTGATGAATACCTCGGCCTCTGCATGAAGTGCGGCGAGATCAATATAAGGGCAATGGAGCTGCTCGATGCAGGCAACACAGGCACTTATGGACATCCTGTGCCTACAAAGGTTCCGCTCGGACACAAAAAAGGCGAGGCGATACTTGTTTCAGGACATGATCTCAAAGACCTTGAAGAGATACTCAAGCAGACAGAAGGCAAGGGCATTAATGTCTATACTCACGGCGAGATGATCCCATGCCACGGGTATCCTGAGCTCAAGAAATATCCTCACTTCTACGGACACTTTGGCACAGCTTGGCAGAATCAGCACAACGAGTTTGTACAGTTTCCGGGCGCTATTCTGATGACCACAAACTGCCTGCAGAAGCCTGCTGAGTCGTACAAAGAAAATGTATTTACATGCGGGCTGGTCGGGTGGCCTGGAGTAAAGCATATAGCTGACAGAAACTTTGCACCTGTCATAGAGAAGGCGCTTGCGCTTCCTGGATTTGATGCAGATTCCGAAGGCAAGACCGTAATGACAGGCTTCGCACGTAATGCTGTAATGAGTGTTGCAGGCGCTGTGATAGACGCTGTCAAGGCTAAAAAGATACGCCACTTCTTCCTCGTGGGCGGCTGTGACGGAGCAAAGGCAGGCCGCAACTACTATACGGAGTTTGTTGAGAAGGTTCCATCAGACTGCGTTGTGCTTACACTCGCATGCGGCAAGTTCAGATTCTTTGACAAGGAGCTCGGCGACATAGGCGGTATACCGAGACTGCTGGATGTCGGGCAGTGCAATGATGCATACTCGGCAGTTCAGATAGCTGTTGCGCTCGCAAAGGCATTTAATGTGGGAGTCAATGACCTGCCGCTTTCGCTGATACTCTCATGGTACGAGCAGAAGGCTGTGGCTATACTGCTCTCACTGCTCTACCTCGGTATAAAGGACATAAGACTCGGTCCATCTTTGCCCGAGTTCATCACACCCAATGTGCTGAATGTGCTTGTTGAGAAGTTCGACATAAAGCCGATATCAACACCTGACGAAGACCTGAAAACAATTCTTGGTTAA
- a CDS encoding cupin domain-containing protein, protein MTGYVGHIEKATLDNGYFRKVLFTGKYSQLVVMCLQPNEEIGNEVHKSVDQFFRIEEGNAKFIFNNGKEEHLVGDGDAVVVPAGTFHNVINASSTKKLKLYTIYTPPNHPDGTVHKTKAEADAAEAAEHH, encoded by the coding sequence ATGACAGGATATGTTGGACATATTGAAAAAGCAACTCTCGATAACGGCTACTTCCGCAAAGTATTATTTACAGGCAAATACAGCCAGCTTGTTGTAATGTGCTTGCAGCCAAATGAAGAAATTGGCAACGAGGTTCACAAAAGTGTAGACCAGTTTTTCCGCATTGAAGAGGGAAATGCAAAATTCATCTTTAATAATGGCAAAGAGGAACATCTTGTCGGTGACGGTGACGCTGTTGTGGTGCCTGCCGGAACTTTTCACAATGTTATCAATGCATCCTCGACCAAAAAGCTTAAACTGTATACGATTTACACTCCGCCAAATCATCCTGACGGGACAGTGCATAAGACGAAAGCCGAAGCAGATGCAGCGGAGGCAGCAGAACATCACTAA